One segment of Castanea sativa cultivar Marrone di Chiusa Pesio chromosome 3, ASM4071231v1 DNA contains the following:
- the LOC142629551 gene encoding uncharacterized protein LOC142629551 yields the protein MDTAAVTRIKTVNLLASYTAGRKMNAKNLIQPSWPSTQPQTLALYASGTSSCGNFPSHQRCPCPKSKNSIFSVTRCSTTPGIGSNNATNKNPAIERDPSSKSQHLAAPVPNQALTSTCSRGLVLDLGLKNSWDSAEIGSPVVKRYIGDNEERWYMWYHGRSDINNNTSESIGLAVSSNGIHWAREEHIRSSGDDGLVMNCSKNWWAFDTDSIRPSEMVIMSSPMYSAVYWLYYTGYSSEEVNLSGAPNILQNPERVHGGDKKDENHKIGKIFKSLPGLACSQDGRHWARIEGDHHSGALLDVGSDKEWDSLFIAAPHVVVHSNDDLRMYYHSYDVENGQFALGLARSRDGIRWVKLGKILGGGSKGSFDEIGVKNACVVRNGNEGNYLMAYEGVSADGMRCIGIAASPDGLKNWTRLQQDPVLKPSEGDGWDNKGVGSPCLIQMEGNVDKWRLYYVGVGCGGRNGIGLAISEGSKIREFRRWADFACKINV from the coding sequence ATGGACACAGCGGCAGTCACAAGGATCAAAACAGTAAATCTTCTTGCATCTTATACTGCTGGCAGAAAGATGAACGCAAAAAATCTAATCCAACCATCATGGCCTTCTACCCAACCACAAACACTTGCTCTCTATGCCTCTGGCACATCTTCATGTGGCAACTTTCCCAGCCACCAAAGATGTCCATGTCCTAAGTCTAAAAATAGCATCTTCTCTGTCACTAGGTGCTCCACAACACCAGGCATTGGCAGCAATAATGCAACAAATAAGAATCCTGCCATCGAACGGGATCCGAGTTCAAAATCTCAACATTTGGCAGCTCCTGTGCCAAATCAAGCACTAACATCTACTTGTTCAAGAGGTCTGGTGCTTGACTTGGGTCTCAAAAACAGCTGGGATAGTGCCGAAATTGGCTCACCAGTTGTGAAAAGATACATAGGAGACAATGAGGAAAGGTGGTATATGTGGTACCATGGAAGGTCTGATATTAACAACAACACTTCCGAATCCATCGGGCTAGCAGTTTCGAGCAATGGAATTCATTGGGCTAGAGAAGAACATATTAGATCATCTGGGGATGATGGTTTGGTGATGAATTGCAGCAAGAATTGGTGGGCTTTTGACACAGATAGTATCAGGCCTTCTGAGATGGTTATTATGTCCAGCCCTATGTACAGTGCTGTTTACTGGCTTTATTACACAGGATATAGTTCTGAAGAAGTTAACTTATCAGGAGCTCCAAACATTTTACAAAATCCAGAAAGAGTCCATGGCGGAGACAAGAAAGATGAAAATCATAAAATTGGCAAAATTTTCAAGTCTCTGCCAGGGCTGGCATGCAGTCAAGATGGAAGGCACTGGGCCAGAATTGAAGGGGACCATCACAGTGGAGCCTTGTTAGATGTGGGATCAGACAAGGAGTGGGATTCTTTGTTTATTGCCGCACCTCACGTTGTAGTGCACAGCAACGATGACCTCAGGATGTATTATCATTCATATGATGTGGAAAATGGACAGTTTGCTCTTGGACTTGCAAGATCCAGAGATGGGATCAGATGGGTGAAACTGGGGAAGATCCTTGGAGGTGGATCAAAAGGTTCTTTTGATGAAATTGGGGTCAAGAATGCGTGTGTGGTGAGAAACGGCAACGAAGGAAACTATTTGATGGCATATGAGGGCGTTTCAGCAGATGGGATGAGGTGTATTGGGATTGCAGCATCTCCAGATGGGCTAAAGAATTGGACAAGGCTTCAACAAGACCCTGTTCTTAAGCCTTCAGAAGGTGATGGATGGGATAATAAAGGAGTGGGGTCCCCTTGTCTAATTCAGATGGAGGGAAATGTAGATAAATGGAGATTGTATTATGTGGGTGTTGGGTGTGGGGGAAGGAACGGAATTGGATTGGCAATTTCGGAAGGCAGTAAAATAAGAGAGTTTAGAAGATGGGCAGATTTCGCTTGTAAGATAAATGTATAG